A region from the Cellvibrio sp. PSBB006 genome encodes:
- a CDS encoding oxidative damage protection protein, which yields MPRTVFCRKYKQELEGLDQPPYPGAKGQDIYDNISKKAWQEWMAHQTMLINEKRLSLMDMGARTYLAEQMTRFLSGEDYDAAEGYVPPSNK from the coding sequence ATGCCTCGTACCGTTTTCTGTCGCAAATACAAACAGGAACTGGAAGGTCTCGACCAACCGCCGTACCCCGGCGCCAAAGGCCAGGACATCTACGACAATATCTCCAAAAAAGCCTGGCAGGAATGGATGGCGCACCAGACCATGCTGATCAATGAAAAACGCCTCAGCCTGATGGACATGGGCGCTCGCACCTACCTGGCGGAGCAAATGACACGCTTCCTCTCCGGGGAAGACTACGACGCGGCGGAAGGCTACGTGCCGCCGAGCAATAAATAA
- a CDS encoding FHA domain-containing protein — translation MSHAFFVEIVTRNGDVKQRYPFHALPLRIGRAYDNDIILDDPHTAAHHAIIEATESGELIIRSLESRNGIVHKRQRVPQQVLDGHTTVRLGHTNLRVRQRDFVVAEELTDSTNHHWEGWPPMLAGLVLLALQASFAHWLGQTGKTELLDYLSEIATVVISMVFWSGAWALVNHLFSGQLRFGRHLFIAASGLMVGELWSLLSAYLAYAFSLEFFTRYSAHFDTVIIAVVLFFHMTTVIPRRRRQWGALAVLLTVGAMGLSFINSYQNSGRLAGELYMHTLLPPSLRQSQDHSVDEFMEQAQKMKGGLDKAQQEEIDPDELEDGAEPEDTPEQEEQEPE, via the coding sequence ATGAGTCACGCCTTCTTTGTTGAAATCGTTACGCGCAACGGCGATGTAAAACAGCGTTATCCTTTTCACGCGTTGCCCCTGCGCATCGGACGCGCCTACGACAACGACATTATTCTGGATGATCCGCACACGGCGGCCCATCACGCCATCATCGAAGCCACGGAATCCGGTGAGTTAATCATTCGCAGCCTGGAATCGCGCAACGGCATTGTGCACAAGCGGCAACGCGTTCCGCAGCAAGTGTTGGATGGCCACACGACGGTTCGCCTTGGTCATACTAATCTGCGCGTGCGGCAGCGGGATTTTGTGGTCGCGGAAGAGTTGACCGATTCCACCAACCATCATTGGGAAGGTTGGCCGCCTATGCTCGCGGGCCTGGTATTGCTCGCGCTGCAGGCATCTTTTGCGCATTGGCTCGGTCAGACTGGTAAAACCGAGCTGCTGGATTACCTGAGCGAAATCGCCACCGTGGTCATCAGCATGGTGTTCTGGAGTGGCGCCTGGGCCTTGGTCAATCATCTTTTCAGTGGTCAATTACGATTCGGACGGCATTTGTTTATTGCGGCCAGCGGATTAATGGTCGGAGAATTATGGAGCCTGCTGAGCGCTTACTTGGCCTACGCCTTCTCGCTGGAATTTTTTACCCGATATTCAGCGCATTTTGACACGGTCATCATCGCCGTCGTTTTATTTTTCCACATGACCACCGTCATTCCCCGGCGACGGCGGCAATGGGGCGCGCTGGCTGTGCTATTAACAGTAGGCGCCATGGGGCTAAGCTTTATTAACAGCTATCAGAACAGCGGCCGCCTTGCCGGCGAGCTTTATATGCACACGCTCTTGCCCCCCAGTCTGCGGCAAAGCCAGGATCATTCAGTCGATGAATTTATGGAGCAGGCCCAGAAGATGAAGGGCGGACTGGATAAGGCGCAGCAGGAAGAAATAGATCCGGACGAATTGGAAGATGGTGCGGAACCTGAAGATACACCGGAGCAAGAAGAGCAAGAGCCGGAGTAA
- a CDS encoding ABC transporter transmembrane domain-containing protein, translating into MSLATSEPLSRRRILLDLLRPYRLRIALALIALIVAASCILFIGQGLKQVIDHGFIAGSEALLDYALLGLLGVIVVLSLATFSRFYLVSWLGERITADLRRRVFAHLLTLPPAFFEQNRTGDVLSRLTNDTTQLETVIGSSVSMALRNFLLLIGGLIMLAITSLKLTALVLLAIPFVLVPIITFGRRLRKLARASQDRVADVGAYTDEVIHEIRTVQAYGHETASTGEFNARVEDTFSTAVARIRQRALLVAAVITLVFSAIALILWVGGHDVLAGRISGGELSAFIFYAVVVAGAMGTISEVIGDLQRAAGATERLVELLTTPSTIIIAPQPTPLPQPARGAVSMQQVRFAYPTRLDTPVFDGFTLEIAAGEKVALVGPSGAGKTTVFQLLQRFYDPLAGKICIDGIDLTTADLNDVRRHIALVPQDPVIFATSVRDNVRYARPDANDDDVIAACEAAYAMEFIQALPEGLDTFLGERGIRLSGGQKQRLAIARAILADRPILLLDEATSALDSNSEQVVQQALEHLMKNRTTLMIAHRLSTVVNADRILVLQSGRIVASGTHTALLAENTLYRQLARLQFQLDTPVV; encoded by the coding sequence ATGTCCTTAGCCACGTCGGAACCATTATCGCGTCGCCGCATACTGCTTGATTTATTACGCCCATACCGTTTACGCATAGCCCTCGCACTGATAGCGCTGATCGTCGCGGCGAGTTGCATCCTGTTTATCGGCCAAGGCTTGAAGCAAGTTATCGACCACGGTTTTATTGCTGGCAGTGAAGCGTTATTGGATTACGCCTTATTGGGATTACTGGGTGTAATTGTGGTGTTATCCCTCGCGACCTTCAGTCGTTTTTATCTCGTGTCCTGGCTAGGTGAACGCATTACCGCTGATTTACGTCGCCGCGTGTTTGCCCACCTGTTAACCCTGCCACCGGCCTTTTTTGAACAAAACCGTACCGGTGATGTGCTATCGCGTTTAACCAACGATACAACGCAATTGGAAACGGTCATCGGCTCCAGCGTCTCCATGGCGTTGCGCAATTTTCTGTTGTTGATCGGCGGCCTGATCATGCTCGCTATCACCAGTCTTAAATTAACGGCGTTGGTGTTACTGGCTATTCCGTTTGTATTGGTTCCCATCATCACCTTCGGGCGTCGATTGCGTAAATTGGCGCGCGCCAGTCAGGATCGCGTGGCGGATGTCGGTGCGTATACCGATGAAGTCATCCACGAAATCCGCACCGTGCAAGCCTACGGTCACGAGACGGCTTCCACGGGAGAATTTAATGCGCGAGTGGAAGATACGTTTAGCACCGCCGTTGCGCGTATTCGCCAGCGCGCCTTATTGGTTGCTGCCGTTATCACGCTGGTCTTCAGTGCGATTGCATTAATTTTATGGGTCGGCGGCCACGACGTATTAGCCGGGCGCATCAGCGGCGGCGAACTATCCGCCTTTATTTTTTATGCGGTGGTGGTTGCCGGTGCGATGGGCACCATCTCCGAAGTCATCGGCGATTTACAACGTGCCGCCGGCGCGACTGAACGCCTGGTTGAACTGCTCACCACGCCATCCACCATTATCATTGCGCCACAACCCACGCCCTTACCCCAACCCGCGCGCGGTGCTGTGAGCATGCAGCAGGTGCGTTTTGCCTATCCCACCCGCCTGGACACTCCGGTATTCGATGGCTTTACTCTGGAGATAGCCGCCGGTGAAAAGGTGGCACTGGTCGGGCCCTCCGGCGCAGGTAAAACCACGGTGTTTCAACTCCTGCAACGATTTTACGATCCACTGGCGGGCAAGATTTGCATCGACGGTATCGACTTAACAACGGCTGATCTCAATGACGTGCGCCGGCACATTGCCCTGGTGCCGCAAGACCCGGTGATCTTCGCCACCAGTGTGCGCGATAACGTGCGCTATGCGCGACCGGATGCCAATGACGATGACGTCATCGCCGCGTGCGAGGCGGCTTATGCGATGGAATTTATCCAGGCGCTGCCGGAAGGCCTGGATACGTTTCTCGGCGAGCGAGGCATTCGGCTGTCCGGCGGACAGAAGCAACGCCTCGCCATCGCCCGTGCGATTCTCGCCGACCGTCCGATCCTGTTACTCGACGAAGCCACCAGCGCACTGGATTCCAACAGCGAACAAGTCGTGCAACAAGCGCTGGAACATTTAATGAAAAACCGCACCACACTGATGATCGCGCACCGGCTTTCCACGGTGGTAAATGCGGACCGCATCCTCGTACTGCAATCCGGACGGATTGTGGCGAGCGGTACGCACACTGCGTTACTGGCGGAAAACACGCTCTACCGACAACTGGCACGCCTGCAATTCCAGCTGGATACGCCGGTCGTATAG
- a CDS encoding glycoside hydrolase family 2 protein, producing MKKIIHSLGWLAVLFSGMASAADTALQVYTRDTHSLNGEWRIIVDPYENGFYNYRYEPFDQQKNPSVNAFFTDSKMQKSTDLVEYDFDKAPTLQVPGDWNTQNEKLYYYEGSVWYRKTFDAPAMQDTDRAFVYFGAINYRADVYLNGKKLGVHVGGFTPFHYEITDKIKAQGNSLIIKVDNKRHADAVPTLNTDWWNYGGITRTVQLVIVPETFIRDYTIALTSLENKTVSGSVLIDGAKGGETVQLALPELNIKQTLKADKNGLASFRFSVPDAQLWSPENPQRYTVEFQSGADTLTDKVGLRTITTKGKQLLLNGEPLFLRGISVHEEYSAENGGRVRNKGEAKQLLLWAKDLNANFVRLAHYPHNEDMVRLADEMGLLVWSEIPVYWTINWTNEATYQNAEDQLSAMIERDKNRAAIIIWSLANETPVSDARNRFLARLAKKARSLDNTRLLSAAMEKHYRSDNPNIAVVEDPLAELVDLVSFNQYIGWYDGLPEKAEHVTWEIPYNKPVFISEFGGGAKQGYHGDANTIWTEEYQESIYLKTLAMLDKIDGYVGTSPWILADFRSPRRLLNGIQDDFNRKGVVSNKGIKKKAFYVLRDYYQEKAKPATQE from the coding sequence GTGAAAAAAATCATTCATAGCCTGGGCTGGCTTGCCGTGTTGTTCAGTGGCATGGCAAGCGCTGCCGACACGGCGCTACAGGTTTATACACGCGACACCCACTCACTCAACGGCGAATGGCGCATCATTGTTGATCCCTATGAAAACGGTTTTTACAACTACCGTTATGAGCCCTTTGACCAACAGAAAAACCCTTCCGTCAACGCCTTCTTTACCGACTCGAAGATGCAAAAATCCACCGACCTGGTGGAATACGATTTTGACAAAGCCCCCACCCTACAAGTCCCCGGCGACTGGAATACGCAAAACGAAAAACTCTATTACTACGAAGGCAGTGTCTGGTATCGCAAAACATTTGATGCGCCGGCCATGCAAGACACGGATCGCGCCTTTGTGTATTTCGGTGCAATAAATTACCGGGCAGATGTGTATTTAAATGGGAAGAAATTGGGCGTCCACGTCGGTGGATTCACACCGTTTCACTATGAAATTACCGACAAGATAAAAGCGCAAGGCAATTCCCTGATCATCAAAGTCGACAACAAACGTCACGCCGATGCCGTGCCCACGTTAAACACCGACTGGTGGAACTACGGTGGCATTACGCGCACCGTGCAATTGGTGATTGTGCCGGAAACATTTATTCGCGACTACACCATTGCACTGACATCGCTGGAAAATAAAACAGTGTCCGGCAGCGTATTGATTGACGGCGCCAAAGGTGGTGAAACGGTTCAACTGGCGCTGCCTGAATTGAACATCAAACAAACGCTCAAGGCAGATAAAAATGGGCTGGCAAGTTTCCGCTTTTCGGTACCCGATGCGCAGCTCTGGTCACCGGAAAATCCCCAACGCTATACCGTTGAATTCCAGTCAGGTGCAGACACGTTAACCGACAAGGTCGGTTTGCGCACCATCACCACCAAAGGAAAACAATTGCTGCTTAATGGCGAGCCATTGTTCCTGCGTGGCATTTCCGTGCACGAAGAATATTCAGCCGAGAACGGCGGGCGTGTGCGCAACAAAGGCGAAGCGAAACAATTGCTCCTCTGGGCCAAGGATTTGAACGCGAATTTTGTGCGTCTTGCCCATTATCCGCACAACGAAGACATGGTACGCCTCGCCGATGAAATGGGTTTATTGGTTTGGTCGGAAATTCCCGTGTACTGGACCATCAATTGGACTAACGAAGCCACTTACCAAAATGCCGAAGATCAACTCAGCGCGATGATCGAACGCGATAAAAATCGCGCGGCCATTATCATCTGGTCGCTCGCCAATGAAACGCCCGTGTCCGATGCGCGCAATCGTTTTCTCGCCCGCCTGGCCAAAAAAGCGCGCTCACTGGATAACACGCGCTTACTCAGCGCCGCGATGGAAAAACATTATCGCAGCGACAACCCCAACATCGCAGTGGTAGAAGATCCCCTCGCCGAACTGGTCGATCTGGTGAGCTTTAATCAGTACATCGGTTGGTACGATGGTCTGCCGGAAAAAGCAGAGCACGTCACCTGGGAAATTCCTTACAACAAGCCGGTATTTATCAGCGAATTCGGCGGCGGCGCCAAGCAGGGTTACCACGGCGATGCCAACACCATCTGGACCGAGGAGTATCAGGAAAGCATCTACCTGAAAACCCTCGCGATGCTAGACAAGATCGACGGCTACGTCGGCACCTCGCCCTGGATTCTGGCGGACTTCCGCTCGCCACGCCGCTTGCTCAACGGCATACAAGACGACTTTAATCGCAAGGGCGTGGTGTCCAATAAAGGCATCAAGAAAAAAGCGTTTTATGTACTGCGCGATTATTATCAGGAAAAAGCCAAGCCGGCGACACAGGAATAA